In a genomic window of Candidatus Polarisedimenticolia bacterium:
- the ilvD gene encoding dihydroxy-acid dehydratase, translating into MTRNPARRRSAALVEGLGRAPARAMLKAVGLSDDDLSKPLVGVANTWIEIMPCNVHLREMAGWVKEGIRSAGGTPIEFNTIAVSDGISMGTEGMKASLISREVVADSIELVARGHLFDAVVALAGCDKTIPGAAMALARLDIPALVLYGGSIAPGTFQGRDVTIQDVFEAVGAQAAGRMTVEDLHALEDRACPGAGACGGQFTANTMATALEFLGLSFMGSAGVPAEDPARQEVARAAGRLVMEALHADRRPGRLLTRGAFANAITSIAATGGSTNGVLHLLALARESGVPLEIGDFDRLSRKTPILADLKPGGRFVATDMQRAGGTRLLALRLAEAGLLNGDEMTISGRTIGDEAREARETPGQKVIRPLSDPVQTTGGLAILTGSLAPEGCVVKTAGHTRTRHRGPARVFDREEDAFAAVQARRIAPGDVVVIRYEGPSGGPGMREMLAVTAALVGQGLGEQVALLTDGRFSGATHGLMAGHVAPEAARGGPIAAVREGDMIRFDVEARRLDVEITDEEIRSRLESWRAPAPRYPRGVFAKYARLVSSASEGAVTG; encoded by the coding sequence ATGACGAGGAACCCCGCAAGACGGCGATCGGCGGCCCTGGTCGAAGGACTCGGGCGCGCGCCGGCGCGCGCCATGCTCAAGGCGGTCGGCCTGAGCGACGACGACCTGTCGAAGCCGCTGGTGGGCGTGGCGAACACCTGGATCGAGATCATGCCGTGCAACGTCCACCTGCGCGAGATGGCGGGCTGGGTCAAGGAGGGGATCCGGTCCGCGGGCGGAACGCCGATCGAGTTCAACACCATCGCCGTGTCGGACGGCATCAGCATGGGCACGGAAGGGATGAAGGCCTCCCTGATCAGCCGCGAGGTGGTGGCCGACTCGATCGAGCTCGTGGCTCGCGGCCATCTGTTCGACGCCGTGGTGGCGCTGGCAGGCTGCGACAAGACGATTCCCGGAGCGGCGATGGCCCTGGCCCGCCTGGATATCCCCGCGCTGGTCCTGTACGGCGGGTCGATCGCCCCGGGCACCTTCCAGGGACGCGACGTGACCATCCAGGACGTGTTCGAGGCGGTCGGGGCGCAGGCTGCCGGCCGGATGACCGTCGAGGATCTGCATGCGCTCGAGGACCGGGCCTGCCCCGGGGCCGGCGCCTGCGGGGGGCAGTTCACGGCCAACACCATGGCGACCGCCCTCGAGTTCCTGGGTCTGTCGTTCATGGGGAGCGCCGGCGTGCCCGCCGAGGACCCGGCCAGGCAGGAGGTGGCGCGCGCCGCGGGACGGCTGGTGATGGAGGCGCTGCACGCCGATCGCCGGCCGGGACGGCTCCTGACCCGCGGCGCCTTCGCGAATGCGATCACCTCGATCGCCGCGACCGGCGGATCGACCAACGGGGTCCTGCACCTGCTGGCGCTGGCCCGGGAGAGCGGCGTGCCGCTCGAGATCGGGGACTTCGATCGCCTCAGTCGGAAAACGCCGATCCTCGCCGACCTCAAGCCGGGCGGCCGCTTCGTCGCCACCGACATGCAGCGGGCCGGCGGGACGCGCCTCCTGGCGCTGCGTCTCGCGGAGGCCGGTCTCCTGAACGGCGACGAGATGACGATTTCGGGCCGCACGATAGGGGACGAGGCGCGGGAGGCGCGCGAGACTCCCGGTCAAAAAGTAATCCGCCCCCTGTCCGACCCGGTCCAGACGACGGGCGGGCTGGCGATCCTGACGGGCAGCCTGGCGCCCGAGGGGTGCGTGGTGAAGACGGCGGGGCACACCCGCACGCGTCACCGCGGTCCGGCGCGCGTCTTCGATCGCGAGGAGGACGCCTTCGCCGCGGTGCAGGCGCGGCGCATCGCGCCCGGTGACGTCGTCGTGATCCGCTATGAGGGGCCGAGCGGCGGCCCCGGGATGCGCGAGATGCTCGCGGTCACCGCCGCCCTCGTCGGGCAGGGCCTCGGCGAGCAGGTCGCGCTCCTCACGGACGGCCGTTTCTCGGGCGCGACGCACGGGTTGATGGCCGGGCATGTCGCCCCGGAAGCGGCGCGCGGGGGTCCGATCGCGGCGGTGCGCGAGGGGGACATGATCCGCTTCGACGTCGAGGCGCGCCGCCTGGACGTGGAGATCACGGACGAGGAGATCCGGTCCCGCCTGGAGTCCTGGAGAGCGCCGGCCCCACGCTACCCGCGCGGCGTCTTCGCCAAGTACGCCCGCCTGGTCTCGTCCGCCAGCGAGGGCGCCGTCACCGGCTAG